The following are encoded in a window of Nakamurella sp. A5-74 genomic DNA:
- a CDS encoding IS30 family transposase, whose product MVTIEDRVVIAAGLKAKLTLTAIAAELDRSVSVISRDIRRHRVGPAGYGPVSADSTARLARSRPQQRKIDADPVLAARVRADLRHSRTPRQIAGRLHLEAGDATVGLMGSSPDAQGRLVSHEAIYRWIYALPKGELARQGIMLRSKRSARQRRRPVGERSWDRIVGMVSIDDRPEHVADRKVPGWWEGDLIVGKGGKSAAATLVERTTRYTLILGLPQGKKADGLADALIDHLQGLPNFMRQGLTWDQGTEMARHASVTIAADLPIYFAHPHSPWERPTNENTNGLIRDYLPKGDHITSHQPYLDAIAAELNERPRAVLGYLTPREAFERLLLANVASTG is encoded by the coding sequence ATGGTGACGATCGAGGATCGGGTGGTGATCGCAGCTGGGTTGAAGGCGAAGCTCACGTTGACGGCGATCGCTGCTGAGCTGGACCGGTCGGTGTCTGTGATCAGCAGGGACATCCGCCGGCATCGGGTCGGCCCGGCCGGCTACGGCCCTGTGTCCGCGGACTCGACCGCACGGCTTGCACGTTCCCGGCCACAGCAGCGCAAGATCGATGCGGATCCTGTCCTGGCGGCACGGGTGAGGGCTGATCTGCGGCACTCCCGGACGCCGCGGCAGATCGCCGGCCGGTTGCATCTGGAGGCCGGCGACGCAACGGTGGGGCTCATGGGTTCTTCCCCGGACGCGCAGGGCCGGCTGGTGTCGCACGAAGCGATCTACCGGTGGATCTATGCGCTGCCCAAGGGTGAGTTGGCCCGGCAGGGGATCATGTTGCGCAGCAAACGATCTGCCCGGCAGCGGCGCCGCCCGGTCGGGGAACGCAGCTGGGATCGAATCGTCGGAATGGTGTCCATCGACGACCGTCCCGAACACGTCGCCGACCGTAAGGTACCCGGTTGGTGGGAGGGTGACCTGATCGTCGGTAAGGGCGGGAAGTCGGCCGCTGCAACGCTTGTCGAACGCACCACCCGATACACCCTGATCCTCGGCCTGCCGCAGGGGAAAAAAGCTGATGGCCTGGCCGACGCTTTGATCGATCACCTGCAGGGCCTGCCGAACTTCATGCGGCAGGGCTTGACCTGGGACCAGGGCACCGAGATGGCCCGCCACGCGTCGGTGACCATCGCCGCGGACCTGCCGATCTACTTCGCACACCCCCACAGTCCATGGGAACGACCCACCAACGAGAACACCAACGGCCTGATCCGCGACTACCTACCCAAGGGCGATCACATCACCAGCCACCAGCCCTACCTCGACGCCATCGCCGCTGAACTCAACGAACGACCCCGAGCCGTCCTCGGATACCTCACCCCACGAGAAGCCTTCGAACGCCTACTCCTAGCCAACGTTGCTTCCACGGGTTGA
- a CDS encoding helix-turn-helix transcriptional regulator codes for MPTDSSRLDADQLRRRDARRRALGFWVRVLRTDAGLTQEQLAHASGLDRTTIVHLEAGRRPLLTDRLWDLTAALNVTLAEFFEAVDHDLGVDVRSRAPITLAMFDRPAVEGSE; via the coding sequence ATGCCCACCGACTCGTCTCGTCTCGACGCCGACCAGCTGCGTAGGCGGGATGCTCGCCGACGGGCATTGGGGTTCTGGGTTCGGGTCTTGCGGACGGACGCCGGTTTGACGCAGGAGCAGCTGGCCCACGCGTCGGGTCTGGACCGGACGACGATCGTCCACTTGGAAGCCGGGCGTCGTCCGCTGCTCACCGACCGGTTGTGGGACTTGACGGCGGCGCTGAACGTCACGCTCGCTGAGTTCTTTGAGGCTGTCGATCACGATCTGGGCGTCGATGTGCGGTCGCGGGCGCCAATCACACTGGCGATGTTCGACCGACCCGCCGTTGAGGGTTCGGAGTGA
- a CDS encoding DsbA family oxidoreductase yields MQIEIFSDVVCPWCYVGTRRLQEALSTFPQADDVTITYRSYQLDPSSPQQSEQTLDEMLAAKYGRTLAEAQAMNQQMTDVAATVGLEFHLDIAHPANTFDAHRLLHLALAHGKQLELKERLLLGYFSEGLPVGDHEELARVAVEVGLPADEVSAVLAGDRYSGDVRADIELARSFGATGVPFFVVDRAYGVSGAQESTVFTDVLQQAWKAAHPVPLVTTSGDAPVCADSSCEVQQG; encoded by the coding sequence ATGCAGATCGAGATCTTCTCCGACGTCGTGTGCCCGTGGTGCTACGTCGGCACCCGGCGACTGCAGGAGGCGCTGTCCACCTTCCCGCAAGCGGACGACGTCACCATCACCTATCGCAGCTACCAGCTCGATCCGAGCTCGCCGCAACAGTCCGAGCAGACCCTCGACGAGATGCTGGCCGCCAAGTACGGCCGCACCCTCGCGGAGGCCCAGGCGATGAACCAGCAGATGACCGATGTCGCCGCGACCGTCGGCCTCGAGTTCCACCTCGACATCGCGCACCCGGCCAACACGTTCGACGCCCACCGGCTGCTGCACCTGGCGCTCGCCCACGGCAAGCAGCTCGAGCTGAAGGAGCGGCTCCTGCTCGGCTACTTCTCCGAAGGACTGCCGGTGGGTGATCACGAGGAGCTCGCCCGGGTGGCCGTCGAGGTAGGCCTGCCCGCCGACGAGGTCAGTGCGGTGCTGGCCGGCGACCGGTACTCGGGCGACGTCCGCGCCGACATCGAGCTGGCCCGCAGCTTCGGTGCCACCGGGGTCCCGTTCTTCGTCGTCGACCGCGCCTACGGGGTCAGCGGCGCGCAGGAGTCGACCGTCTTCACCGACGTCCTGCAGCAAGCCTGGAAGGCCGCCCACCCGGTCCCGCTCGTCACCACCTCCGGTGACGCGCCGGTGTGCGCCGACTCCTCGTGCGAGGTCCAGCAGGGCTGA
- a CDS encoding helix-turn-helix transcriptional regulator, which yields MPTRTVAAPASYLASGTWPTGKLVNDAPPGAVVAQHVARRLKAELEGQKITNRDLGRRANIAHTTIGRALSGETYLDVPALAAIEQALGLQLWPDREKVDEVGTNLPPKR from the coding sequence ATGCCCACCCGGACGGTCGCCGCGCCCGCCAGCTACCTGGCGTCCGGCACCTGGCCGACCGGCAAACTTGTCAACGACGCACCGCCCGGCGCTGTCGTTGCCCAACACGTCGCCCGACGACTCAAGGCCGAACTGGAAGGCCAGAAGATCACCAACCGCGATCTGGGTCGCCGCGCGAACATCGCGCATACGACCATCGGCCGCGCGTTGTCGGGCGAGACCTATTTGGACGTACCGGCGCTCGCCGCAATTGAACAGGCGCTCGGTCTGCAGTTGTGGCCGGACCGGGAAAAGGTCGATGAAGTGGGCACGAATCTGCCTCCTAAACGCTGA
- a CDS encoding transposase, translated as MTEPLVQAHRAVWKYLSPTAAYRRAVAVIDRSGLLPIVEHNLNATTGRPRTFTARALLVGMTLHAVTGSRTMVMTDIVGTLRNLGPSQRADLGVGADVTYPMLWHAFAKIAAQLDDGGLRVPGSDDRLTVQQFADRLLAASLPANYNLTGSAAIDGTDLEAWARRRSWANKKDLPTAGTEIPDGTNLGPSKPVNEPGWPIWDDDGRPQNSCDPEARDGYRSGHNGRPGDIYVGFELHLATQIPTIGGTVVPHLVTGMTLTPAGSHRGEAAVRTIDGMTAAGTTTTDLCVDRGYNFCLPETFAYPMWARNVDVWGDLHPNQRGQRPGPIPGTIWIDGTLFTEALPRLLRNLTPPGAYATTAEAEAAQADFDRRRAYAFTPLTKRDPDGYQRLKGPALAGQVRCPNVPQSLRLAHTRPTTHCSQSTPCACGKTVTITPDQSPRERMPQPWGTTDWAAAYYRRSAIESTNAELKNHRLDIGKGFTRVFGVVRNTLLCAFAFAGMNVRLLRDWHAIRHLSDPWAVALGEADLGDGAAALRAKKTRARRRTRTLPELLGEPPPDIRDGTGGPS; from the coding sequence ATGACTGAACCCCTCGTGCAGGCCCACCGCGCCGTCTGGAAGTACCTGTCCCCCACCGCCGCGTACCGCCGTGCCGTCGCCGTCATCGACCGCTCCGGGCTGCTCCCGATCGTGGAACACAACCTCAACGCGACCACCGGACGGCCACGCACGTTCACCGCCCGCGCGCTGCTCGTAGGGATGACGCTGCACGCTGTCACCGGCTCCAGGACGATGGTGATGACCGACATCGTGGGCACTCTGCGGAACCTTGGTCCGTCACAACGAGCCGATCTCGGTGTCGGCGCCGACGTCACCTACCCGATGCTGTGGCACGCCTTCGCCAAGATCGCCGCCCAACTTGATGACGGCGGGCTGCGCGTCCCCGGCAGCGACGACCGTCTCACCGTGCAGCAGTTCGCCGACCGACTCCTCGCCGCGTCCCTGCCCGCCAACTACAACCTCACTGGCTCCGCTGCCATCGACGGAACCGACCTCGAGGCGTGGGCACGTCGCCGATCCTGGGCCAACAAGAAGGACCTGCCGACAGCCGGAACCGAGATCCCCGACGGGACCAACCTCGGCCCATCGAAGCCGGTCAACGAACCGGGCTGGCCGATCTGGGATGACGACGGACGCCCCCAAAACTCCTGCGACCCCGAGGCCCGCGACGGTTATCGCTCCGGTCACAACGGACGACCCGGCGACATTTACGTCGGCTTCGAGCTTCACCTTGCAACCCAGATCCCCACCATCGGCGGCACGGTCGTACCGCACCTCGTCACCGGCATGACGCTGACCCCCGCCGGATCACACCGTGGCGAAGCCGCCGTCCGCACCATCGACGGCATGACCGCCGCCGGAACCACCACCACCGACCTGTGCGTCGACCGGGGCTACAACTTCTGCCTCCCTGAAACGTTCGCCTACCCCATGTGGGCCAGAAACGTCGACGTGTGGGGCGACCTGCACCCAAACCAGCGCGGTCAACGGCCCGGACCGATCCCCGGCACCATCTGGATCGACGGCACCCTGTTCACCGAAGCGTTGCCCCGGCTGCTGCGGAACCTCACCCCGCCCGGCGCGTACGCCACCACCGCCGAGGCCGAGGCCGCGCAGGCCGACTTCGACCGGCGCCGCGCCTACGCGTTCACCCCGCTCACCAAACGCGACCCCGACGGGTACCAGCGTCTCAAGGGACCGGCGCTTGCCGGGCAGGTCCGCTGCCCCAACGTCCCCCAGTCGCTGCGCCTCGCGCACACCCGCCCCACCACCCACTGCTCACAGTCCACGCCGTGCGCGTGCGGCAAAACCGTCACGATCACACCCGACCAGTCACCCCGCGAACGGATGCCGCAACCCTGGGGCACCACCGACTGGGCAGCCGCCTACTATCGCCGGTCCGCCATCGAATCGACTAACGCCGAACTGAAGAACCACCGCCTCGACATCGGCAAGGGCTTCACCCGCGTCTTCGGCGTTGTCCGCAACACCCTGCTGTGTGCGTTCGCGTTCGCTGGGATGAACGTCCGCCTGCTCCGCGACTGGCATGCCATCCGGCACTTGTCCGACCCGTGGGCCGTCGCCCTCGGTGAAGCTGACCTCGGTGACGGCGCCGCCGCTCTCCGCGCGAAGAAGACCCGCGCCCGACGACGCACCCGGACCCTCCCGGAACTCCTCGGTGAACCGCCACCCGACATCCGGGACGGGACTGGAGGCCCGTCATGA
- a CDS encoding N-6 DNA methylase has product MKLLAAELVSMQRESLIESFIDKLAVADDETTRAMMGAVESGEIFSHYMLQNFLEADFFGWYLKLWDADLADSVRHMARSMATFEPATGVLDPAPTRDLLKKLYQYLVPKEIRHDLGEYYTPDWLVELTLNNAGYDGQKARVLDPACGTGSFLIQVVNRRVAKRNATPASEREPIADLLADVIGFELNPLAVIAARTNYLLALGDQVRDLDRFEIPVYLCDSVLAPTTTDLGLLGETYTLSTSVGTFEIPASLLSDGLLPTATALLEDALNGDYEPSEFRKLIKRQLAGLSEPERDLLVALFVQIQKLKVEGRDGVWPRIIRNAFAPLLSGVFDFVVGNPPWVNWQSLSLSYRKATQSLWTQYGLFTLTGAQARMGGGKKDLAALFTYRACDAYLRSGGTLGFVVTQSLLKGKKASEGFRRFKIGSDGANLSVKVVHDLSALQPFEGASTKTVVMVIRKGNPTKYPVEYVTWTRTTRRSRLAMSGTLSEVEGGCDLETGVANPVNAADPLGPWFTSTPEVFKALTPAIGKSAYKAFIGVCTWANGVFWVAPSGSTSSGMLRVENRSDVAKDQAHAPLRVQAVVEPDLVYPLIRSRDIKRWKATPSAYIVIPQDAAAKTGIPESLMRTEHPLTYKYLKKFEGLLEQRSGMRRYFSLEDGDPFYSVYNFQTASLSKHRVVWRQMVPRISAAVVTASDDEFLGDKLPQTQHVVSVVSVESEDEAHYFCAMMNSAVASAISMAYGTGKSFGLPSVMENLAIPRFDPDLSDHRQLVNIARGAAAAASAGHDTAKYDEDLDELAPAIFGLSEVEAEVLRERVAKLPTEADPDLLEAVELE; this is encoded by the coding sequence ATGAAGCTTCTAGCTGCGGAACTGGTTTCCATGCAACGCGAATCCTTGATCGAGTCGTTCATCGACAAACTCGCCGTCGCTGACGACGAAACGACTAGGGCTATGATGGGAGCCGTTGAATCAGGTGAGATCTTTTCGCACTACATGCTGCAAAACTTTCTCGAAGCCGACTTCTTCGGCTGGTACTTGAAGCTTTGGGACGCGGACCTGGCCGACAGTGTTCGTCACATGGCTCGCTCGATGGCGACATTTGAGCCTGCCACCGGTGTCCTGGACCCCGCACCCACGAGAGATCTTCTCAAGAAGTTGTACCAGTATTTGGTGCCCAAGGAGATTCGTCACGATCTCGGCGAGTATTACACGCCGGACTGGCTAGTCGAACTGACCCTAAACAACGCCGGTTACGACGGGCAGAAAGCAAGAGTTCTCGACCCTGCGTGCGGAACAGGCAGTTTCCTGATCCAGGTAGTCAACCGGCGTGTCGCTAAACGTAACGCAACCCCAGCGTCCGAACGAGAACCTATCGCCGATCTCCTCGCAGATGTAATAGGTTTCGAGCTTAATCCGCTCGCTGTGATCGCAGCCCGCACCAACTATCTGCTGGCGTTGGGTGATCAAGTCCGCGACCTCGATCGGTTCGAGATCCCTGTTTACCTGTGCGACTCGGTCCTCGCGCCAACCACGACGGACCTCGGTCTACTGGGTGAAACCTACACTCTGAGCACAAGTGTCGGAACGTTCGAGATCCCAGCATCGCTTCTATCCGACGGACTGCTGCCGACTGCCACAGCGCTGCTCGAAGACGCTTTGAACGGTGACTACGAACCTTCAGAGTTTCGCAAGCTGATCAAACGGCAACTGGCAGGTCTCAGCGAGCCAGAACGAGATCTTCTCGTGGCCCTGTTCGTGCAGATCCAAAAACTGAAGGTCGAAGGCCGAGATGGCGTGTGGCCCCGAATTATCCGAAACGCGTTCGCGCCCTTACTTAGCGGAGTTTTTGACTTTGTCGTGGGCAACCCCCCTTGGGTGAACTGGCAGTCCCTGTCCCTGTCCTACAGGAAGGCAACTCAATCGCTGTGGACCCAGTACGGTCTCTTCACCCTAACTGGCGCCCAGGCCCGAATGGGAGGAGGCAAGAAAGACTTGGCAGCCCTGTTCACCTACCGAGCATGTGACGCCTACCTGCGATCTGGCGGCACCCTCGGATTTGTTGTAACCCAGAGCCTCCTGAAGGGCAAGAAGGCCAGCGAAGGGTTCAGGAGATTCAAGATCGGATCGGACGGCGCGAATCTGTCCGTCAAGGTTGTTCACGATCTCTCAGCGTTGCAACCCTTCGAAGGCGCTAGCACCAAGACAGTCGTCATGGTCATCCGAAAGGGAAACCCAACCAAGTACCCCGTCGAGTACGTCACCTGGACCCGCACCACTCGCCGATCCCGTCTTGCGATGTCCGGCACACTTTCAGAAGTCGAAGGTGGATGCGATTTAGAAACCGGCGTAGCGAACCCTGTGAATGCGGCAGACCCACTCGGGCCTTGGTTCACCTCCACCCCGGAGGTCTTCAAAGCGCTCACCCCAGCCATCGGCAAGTCCGCTTACAAAGCGTTCATCGGCGTATGCACTTGGGCGAACGGAGTCTTCTGGGTTGCTCCTTCCGGGTCAACCAGCTCAGGAATGCTCCGTGTGGAAAACAGAAGCGATGTGGCAAAGGACCAAGCGCATGCCCCTTTGAGGGTTCAAGCAGTCGTGGAGCCCGATCTTGTCTACCCGTTGATCAGATCGCGGGATATCAAGCGCTGGAAGGCGACACCAAGTGCGTACATCGTCATACCGCAGGACGCCGCTGCGAAGACCGGCATACCGGAGTCTTTGATGCGGACCGAACACCCGCTGACCTACAAGTATCTCAAGAAGTTTGAAGGCCTGCTCGAACAGCGGTCTGGGATGCGTCGCTATTTCTCGTTGGAAGACGGCGATCCCTTCTACTCTGTGTACAACTTCCAGACTGCCAGTTTGTCAAAGCATCGAGTGGTTTGGCGGCAAATGGTACCCCGCATCAGTGCGGCGGTAGTCACGGCGTCCGATGATGAGTTCTTGGGTGACAAACTCCCCCAAACTCAGCATGTGGTTTCCGTGGTTTCGGTCGAGTCTGAAGACGAGGCTCACTACTTCTGCGCGATGATGAACAGTGCGGTGGCATCTGCCATCTCGATGGCCTACGGAACAGGGAAGAGCTTTGGCCTTCCCTCAGTGATGGAAAATCTTGCAATTCCTCGGTTCGACCCTGACTTGAGCGATCATAGGCAGCTGGTCAACATTGCTCGGGGCGCGGCTGCAGCGGCCTCGGCAGGCCATGACACGGCGAAGTATGATGAAGACCTGGATGAGCTGGCCCCTGCCATATTCGGACTCTCTGAGGTTGAAGCTGAAGTGCTACGGGAGCGGGTTGCGAAACTTCCGACGGAAGCGGACCCGGATTTGTTGGAGGCGGTCGAACTTGAATAG